The Leptodactylus fuscus isolate aLepFus1 chromosome 3, aLepFus1.hap2, whole genome shotgun sequence genome has a segment encoding these proteins:
- the LOC142198612 gene encoding taste receptor type 2 member 40-like, protein MEFYEYFIAALVYGECTVGILLNGFIVATNFKNWRTLKTLPPCDKILSCLATSRCLFLFYTMAVNVLFLFFPQLTLYPYFFTSVLVCTMLLNLTNLWLATILCVFYCVKITNYSHKFFIFLKTRISSLVNWFLLASLLISIAYSLSYGWYVSGLDPQKHISSSSENTTFSKGVTNPETHNRLIMFIMGSFPPFVIFIVAIILLIHSLWAHIRHMRGNGTGFRGPNLEVHFGAVKSMSLFLVLHAVYFVCMSVRESPTYGGPLKLVISLLACCLPFLHSLYIIFSTKKLKEELIRWFCCK, encoded by the coding sequence ATGGAATTTTACGAGTATTTTATTGCAGCTCTGGTTTATGGCGAGTGCACTGTGGGCATCTTACTCAATGGCTTCATTGTGGCCACCAACTTTAAGAATTGGAGAACATTGAAGACTTTACCACCCTGTGATAAGATCCTGAGCTGTCTGGCCACTTCCAGATGTTTGTTTCTCTTCTATACGATGGCGGTCAATGTTCTCTTTCTCTTTTTTCCTCAGTTAACCCTCTACCCATATTTTTTTACCTCCGTCTTGGTGTGCACAATGTTACTGAACCTCACCAATCTTTGGTTGGCTACCATCTTGTGTGTTTTCTATTGTGTGAAGATCACAAACTACAGCCATAAGTTCTTCATCTTCTTGAAGACCAGGATCTCCTCTCTGGTCAATTGGTTCCTTCTTGCATCTCTGCTCATTTCTATAGCTTACAGTCTATCATATGGTTGGTACGTTTCTGGTCTTGATCCCCAAAAGCATATCTCTTCTTCAAGCGAAAACACGACCTTCAGCAAAGGTGTGACCAATCCGGAAACACACAACCGCCTCATCATGTTCATCATGGGTTCCTTTCCTCCGTTCGTGATTTTCATTGTAGCGATCATCTTGCTAATTCACTCTCTTTGGGCGCACATCAGACACATGAGAGGCAACGGGACCGGGTTTCGAGGTCCAAATTTAGAGGTTCACTTTGGTGCTGTGAAAAGTATGAGCTTGTTTTTAGTTTTGCATGCGGTATACTTTGTATGTATGAGTGTACGAGAGTCTCCGACATATGGTGGCCCTTTAAAGTTGGTTATTTCCCTACTAGCCTGTTGTCTACCATTTCTCCATTCACTATACATCATCTTCAGCACCAAGAAGCTTAAGGAGGAACTTATAAGATGGTTTTGTTGTAAATAA